From the genome of Helicobacter pylori, one region includes:
- the greA gene encoding transcription elongation factor GreA, with translation MNKEPMSMYGYNKICAELKQLKEVERPNIVKEIDIARGHGDLKENAEYHAAKEKQRFIEARIVDLSEIVANAQVIDPSALAHNKVSFGSTIKILNLDNDKEFSYTIVGSVESDPSKGLISFGSPIAKSLIGKSKGDAVSIQLPNGESEFEILDIYYKEIRFDEN, from the coding sequence ATGAATAAAGAACCTATGAGTATGTATGGATACAATAAAATTTGTGCGGAATTAAAGCAATTAAAAGAGGTGGAACGGCCTAATATTGTGAAAGAAATTGATATTGCTAGAGGGCATGGGGATTTGAAAGAAAACGCTGAATACCATGCTGCTAAAGAAAAACAACGCTTCATTGAAGCGAGAATCGTGGATTTAAGCGAAATTGTCGCTAACGCTCAGGTGATTGATCCGAGCGCTTTAGCCCATAATAAAGTGAGTTTTGGGAGCACGATTAAAATCCTTAATCTAGACAACGATAAAGAGTTTTCTTATACGATAGTAGGGAGCGTGGAGAGCGATCCGTCTAAAGGGTTAATCTCTTTTGGTTCGCCGATCGCTAAGAGCTTGATAGGTAAGAGCAAGGGCGATGCGGTGAGTATTCAATTGCCTAATGGCGAGAGCGAGTTTGAAATTTTAGACATTTATTATAAAGAGATTCGTTTTGATGAAAATTAA
- the dut gene encoding dUTP diphosphatase produces MKIKIQKIHPNALIPKYQTEGSSGFDLHAVEEVTIKSHSVGLVKIGICLSLEVGYELQVRTRSGLALNHQVMVLNSPGTVDNDYRGEIKVILANLSDKDFKVQVGDRIAQGVIQKTYKAEFIECEQLDETSRGSGGFGSTGVSKA; encoded by the coding sequence ATGAAAATTAAAATCCAAAAAATCCACCCAAACGCCCTTATCCCTAAATACCAAACCGAGGGTTCTTCAGGCTTTGATTTGCATGCTGTAGAAGAAGTAACGATCAAATCTCATAGCGTGGGGTTGGTGAAAATAGGGATTTGTTTGTCTTTAGAAGTGGGGTATGAATTACAGGTGCGCACCCGTAGCGGTTTGGCTTTGAATCATCAGGTGATGGTGTTAAATTCTCCTGGCACGGTGGATAATGATTATAGGGGCGAAATTAAAGTCATTTTAGCGAATTTGAGCGATAAAGATTTTAAAGTTCAAGTAGGGGATAGGATCGCTCAAGGGGTGATTCAAAAAACTTATAAAGCCGAATTTATAGAATGCGAACAATTAGATGAAACTTCAAGGGGTAGTGGGGGGTTTGGCAGCACAGGAGTGAGTAAGGCATGA
- a CDS encoding plasminogen-binding protein pgbA C-terminal domain-containing protein: MNRSFLISLIALIVFSGCNMKKYFKPAKHQVKGEAYFPNHLQESIVSSNRYGAILKNGAVIGDKGLTQLRIGKNFNYESSFLNESQGFFILAQDCLNKIDKKTSKRKAAKTEETELKLKGVEAEVQDKVCHQVELISNNPNASQQSIVIPLETFALSASVKGNLLAVVLADNSANLYDITSQKLLFSEKGSPSTTINSLMAMPIFMDTVVVFPMLDGRLLVVDYVHGNPTPIRNIVISSDKFFNNITYLIVDGNNMIASTGKRILSVVSGQEFNYDGDIVDLLYNKGTLYVLTLDGQILQMDKSLRELNSVKLPFASLNTIVLNHNKLYSLEKRGYVIEVDLNDFDSYNVYKTPTIGSFKFFSSNRLDKGVFYDKNRVYYDRYYLDYNDFKPKLYPHAAGFKPSQKGEKGNAPIYLQERHKTKENKQPLEEKIKPTQGNSGFEEEEVKTRRHDMEPINNQNNAIQRGVKENQENKNAPALKESNEKGTENAPKENKASKEENKPNSKEEKRRLKEEKKKAKATQRAREFEQRAKEQQERDEKELEERKKALKAK; this comes from the coding sequence ATGAATAGATCATTTTTAATCTCACTCATAGCCCTAATTGTCTTTAGTGGCTGTAACATGAAAAAATACTTCAAACCCGCTAAACATCAAGTTAAAGGCGAAGCGTATTTCCCTAACCATTTGCAAGAAAGTATCGTTTCGTCTAATCGTTATGGAGCCATTTTGAAAAATGGAGCGGTTATAGGCGATAAAGGTTTAACGCAATTAAGAATCGGTAAGAATTTCAATTATGAAAGCAGTTTTTTAAATGAGAGTCAAGGGTTTTTCATCCTTGCGCAAGATTGTTTGAACAAGATTGATAAAAAAACAAGCAAACGCAAGGCGGCTAAGACTGAAGAAACGGAATTGAAATTAAAGGGCGTTGAAGCGGAAGTCCAAGATAAAGTCTGCCATCAAGTAGAATTGATTAGCAATAACCCTAACGCCAGCCAACAATCTATCGTTATTCCTTTGGAGACTTTTGCCTTGAGCGCAAGCGTTAAAGGGAATCTTTTAGCGGTGGTGTTAGCGGACAATTCAGCGAATTTATACGACATCACTTCTCAAAAATTGCTTTTTAGTGAGAAAGGTTCCCCAAGCACCACGATCAATTCTTTAATGGCGATGCCTATTTTTATGGATACGGTCGTGGTATTCCCTATGCTAGATGGGCGCTTGTTAGTCGTGGATTATGTGCATGGAAACCCTACGCCTATTAGAAACATTGTTATCAGCAGCGATAAGTTTTTTAACAATATCACCTACCTTATCGTAGATGGCAATAACATGATTGCTTCTACAGGGAAAAGAATACTCTCAGTAGTGAGCGGTCAAGAGTTCAACTATGATGGGGATATTGTGGATTTGCTTTATAATAAGGGGACTTTATACGTGCTCACGCTAGACGGGCAGATTTTGCAAATGGATAAGAGTTTGAGGGAATTAAACAGCGTGAAACTGCCCTTTGCTTCGCTCAATACGATTGTATTAAACCATAATAAATTGTATTCTTTAGAAAAGCGCGGGTATGTGATAGAGGTGGATTTGAATGATTTTGATTCGTATAATGTCTATAAAACGCCAACTATAGGCAGTTTTAAGTTTTTTTCATCCAATCGTTTGGATAAAGGGGTATTCTATGATAAAAATCGGGTGTATTATGATCGCTACTATTTAGATTATAATGATTTTAAACCAAAACTTTACCCCCATGCCGCTGGATTCAAACCATCTCAAAAAGGCGAAAAAGGGAACGCTCCTATTTATTTGCAAGAAAGGCATAAAACTAAAGAAAATAAACAGCCTTTAGAAGAAAAAATCAAACCAACTCAAGGGAATAGCGGGTTTGAAGAAGAAGAAGTTAAAACCAGAAGGCACGATATGGAGCCTATTAACAATCAAAATAACGCTATCCAACGAGGCGTAAAAGAAAATCAAGAAAACAAAAACGCTCCTGCTTTAAAAGAGAGTAACGAAAAAGGCACAGAAAACGCTCCTAAAGAGAACAAGGCTTCTAAAGAAGAGAATAAACCAAATTCTAAAGAAGAAAAACGCCGCTTGAAAGAAGAAAAGAAAAAAGCCAAAGCTACACAAAGAGCGAGAGAATTTGAACAAAGAGCCAAAGAGCAACAAGAAAGAGATGAAAAAGAGCTTGAAGAAAGAAAAAAAGCTTTAAAAGCGAAGTAG
- a CDS encoding type III pantothenate kinase, translating into MPKCFKDLKDLVLCDIGNTRIHFAQNYQLFSSTKEDLKRLGIQKEIFYISVNEENEKALLNCYPNAKNIAGFFHLETDYIGLGIDRQMACLALNNGVVVDAGSAITIDLVKEGKHLGGCILPGLAQYIHAYQKSAKILEQPFKALDSLEVLPKNTRDAVNYGMILSVISCIQHLAKNQKIYLCGGDAKYLSAFLPHSVCKERLVFDGMETALKKAGILECK; encoded by the coding sequence ATGCCAAAATGTTTTAAAGATTTAAAGGATTTGGTTCTATGCGATATAGGTAATACGCGCATCCATTTTGCACAAAACTACCAGCTCTTTTCAAGCACTAAAGAAGATTTAAAGCGTTTGGGTATTCAAAAGGAAATTTTTTACATCAGCGTGAATGAAGAAAATGAAAAAGCCCTTTTGAATTGTTACCCTAACGCTAAAAATATTGCAGGATTTTTTCATTTAGAAACCGACTATATAGGGCTTGGGATAGATAGGCAAATGGCGTGTTTAGCGCTAAATAATGGCGTGGTGGTGGATGCTGGGAGCGCGATTACGATTGATTTAGTCAAAGAGGGCAAGCATTTAGGAGGGTGTATTTTGCCTGGTTTAGCCCAATATATCCATGCGTATCAAAAAAGCGCCAAAATTTTAGAGCAACCTTTCAAAGCCTTAGATTCTTTAGAAGTTTTACCCAAAAACACTAGAGACGCTGTGAATTACGGCATGATTTTGAGCGTCATCTCTTGTATCCAGCATTTAGCCAAAAATCAAAAAATCTATCTTTGTGGGGGCGATGCGAAGTATTTGAGCGCGTTTTTACCTCATTCTGTTTGCAAGGAGCGCTTGGTTTTTGACGGCATGGAAACCGCTCTTAAAAAAGCAGGGATATTAGAATGCAAATGA
- a CDS encoding sulfite exporter TauE/SafE family protein, giving the protein MQMTHNLSFLGMFLAALSMSLGHCVGMCGGIVSAFSQIRFSKVTSFSYQLICHALYNVGRISTYMFLGAITAGLGHSLSVSMGFRGVLLMSMGVVLILLALLGAKVEKLSFQIPFISFLMKKTLQSQNILGLYFLGVLNGFLPCMMVYSFLASVILSHSAFMGAMLGLSFGLGTSVPLFLMGIFLSKISISYRKFFNLLSKGLMGVFGLYALYMGIMLINHQTPHMMHHQNNTTQQQEDHFHERH; this is encoded by the coding sequence ATGCAAATGACGCACAATTTGAGTTTTTTGGGCATGTTTTTAGCCGCTTTAAGCATGTCTTTAGGGCATTGTGTGGGCATGTGTGGGGGGATTGTGAGTGCGTTTAGTCAAATAAGATTTTCTAAAGTTACAAGCTTTTCTTACCAGCTTATTTGCCATGCCCTTTATAATGTAGGGAGAATCAGCACCTACATGTTCTTAGGGGCTATAACGGCAGGTTTAGGGCATAGTCTTAGTGTGAGTATGGGTTTTAGAGGTGTTTTATTGATGAGCATGGGAGTTGTTTTAATCCTTTTAGCGCTCTTGGGAGCTAAAGTGGAAAAATTAAGCTTTCAAATCCCTTTCATCTCTTTTTTGATGAAAAAAACCTTGCAATCTCAAAACATTCTAGGGTTGTATTTCTTAGGCGTGTTGAACGGGTTTTTACCCTGCATGATGGTGTATTCGTTTTTAGCGAGCGTGATTCTCAGTCATAGTGCGTTTATGGGAGCGATGCTAGGCCTTTCTTTTGGGCTTGGAACCAGCGTGCCGTTGTTTTTAATGGGGATTTTTTTAAGTAAAATTTCCATTTCTTACAGGAAATTTTTCAATCTTTTGTCTAAAGGTTTAATGGGGGTTTTTGGGCTTTATGCCCTTTATATGGGGATCATGCTCATTAACCACCAAACACCCCATATGATGCACCATCAAAATAACACCACACAACAGCAAGAAGACCACTTTCATGAGCGCCACTAA
- the gmhB gene encoding D-glycero-beta-D-manno-heptose 1,7-bisphosphate 7-phosphatase has product MSATNKALFLDRDGIINIDKGYVSQKEDFEFQKGIFELLNHAKSLGYKLLLITNQSGINRGYYTLKDFEQLTEYLQESLLKELGFNLDGVYFCRHAPEENCACRKPRPSLILQAAKEHHICLEQSFMVGDKESDMLAGLNAKVKNNLLLTTNFLKTSHSWIQCKNLKEMINWIK; this is encoded by the coding sequence ATGAGCGCCACTAACAAAGCCCTTTTTTTGGACAGAGACGGCATTATTAATATTGATAAAGGCTATGTGAGTCAAAAAGAAGATTTTGAGTTTCAAAAAGGGATTTTTGAATTACTAAACCATGCGAAATCTTTAGGCTACAAACTGCTTTTAATCACCAACCAATCTGGGATCAACCGGGGTTATTACACCCTTAAAGATTTTGAACAACTCACCGAATACCTCCAAGAAAGCTTGCTTAAAGAATTGGGTTTCAATTTGGATGGCGTCTATTTTTGCAGGCACGCCCCAGAAGAAAATTGTGCTTGCAGAAAGCCAAGACCCTCTTTAATTTTACAAGCCGCTAAAGAGCATCACATTTGCTTGGAGCAATCTTTTATGGTAGGCGATAAGGAAAGCGACATGTTAGCCGGCTTGAACGCTAAAGTTAAAAATAACCTTTTATTGACCACAAATTTTTTAAAAACTTCTCATTCTTGGATACAATGTAAAAATCTTAAAGAGATGATCAATTGGATTAAATAA
- the rfaD gene encoding ADP-glyceromanno-heptose 6-epimerase: MRYIDDELENQTILITGGAGFVGSNLAFYFQENHPKAKVVVLDKFRSNMLSSNNRPSSLGHFKNLIGFKGEVVIADINNPLDLRRLEKLHFDYLFHQAAISDTTMLDQELVMKTNYQAFLNLLEIARQKKAKVIYASSAGVYGNTKTPNVVGSNESPESVYGFSKLCMDGFVLSHSNDHIQVGLRYFNVYGPREFYKEKTASMVLQLALSAMAFKEVKLFEFGEQLRDFVYIEDVIQANVKAMKAQKSGVYNVGYSQARSYNEIVSVLKEHLGDFKVSYIKNPYAFFQKHTQAHIEPAILDLDYAPLYDLESGIKDYLPHIHAIFKE; encoded by the coding sequence ATGCGTTATATTGATGATGAATTAGAAAATCAAACAATTTTAATCACCGGTGGGGCTGGTTTTGTAGGCAGTAATCTAGCCTTTTATTTTCAAGAGAACCACCCTAAAGCTAAAGTAGTGGTTTTGGATAAGTTTCGTAGTAACATGCTCTCTAGTAATAACCGCCCCAGTTCTTTAGGGCATTTTAAAAATTTAATCGGTTTTAAGGGTGAGGTGGTTATAGCTGATATTAATAACCCCTTAGATTTAAGGCGTTTAGAAAAATTGCATTTTGATTATTTGTTCCATCAAGCCGCTATCTCTGATACGACCATGCTGGATCAAGAATTAGTGATGAAAACCAATTATCAGGCTTTTTTAAACCTTTTAGAAATCGCTCGCCAAAAAAAGGCTAAAGTGATTTACGCTTCTTCAGCGGGCGTTTATGGCAACACCAAAACCCCCAATGTGGTAGGCTCAAACGAAAGTCCTGAAAGTGTTTATGGCTTTTCCAAGCTTTGCATGGACGGATTTGTCCTCTCTCATTCAAATGACCATATTCAAGTGGGCTTAAGGTATTTTAATGTCTATGGGCCTAGGGAATTTTATAAAGAAAAAACCGCTTCTATGGTTTTGCAACTCGCCTTAAGTGCAATGGCGTTTAAGGAAGTCAAGCTTTTTGAATTTGGCGAGCAATTAAGGGATTTTGTCTATATTGAAGATGTGATCCAAGCGAATGTGAAAGCGATGAAGGCTCAAAAAAGCGGGGTTTATAATGTGGGTTATTCCCAAGCCAGAAGTTATAATGAAATAGTTAGCGTTTTAAAAGAGCATTTAGGGGATTTTAAAGTGAGCTATATTAAAAACCCTTATGCTTTTTTCCAAAAGCACACCCAAGCGCATATTGAACCTGCTATTTTGGATTTAGATTACGCCCCTTTATACGATTTAGAAAGCGGTATTAAAGATTATTTGCCCCATATCCATGCGATTTTTAAAGAGTAG
- the rfaE1 gene encoding D-glycero-beta-D-manno-heptose-7-phosphate kinase: MKKILVVGDLIADYYLWGKSERLSPEAPVPVLEVQRESKNLGGAANVANNLISLKAKVFLCGVVGDDLEGKHFISALKARGIDTSGILTDKTRCTTLKTRIIAQNQQIARVDKEIKDPLNADLRKKLLDFFTEKIHEIDGVILSDYNKGVLDFELTQKMIALANKHHKLILCDPKGKDYSKYSHASLITPNRTELEQVLHLKLDSHAHLSKALQILKETYHIAMPLVTLSEQGIAFLEKGELINCPTIAKEVYDVTGAGDTVIASLMLSLLESMSLKDACEFANAAAAVVVGKMGSALASLEEIALILNQTHPKILPLEKLLEILEHHQQKIVFTNGCFDILHKGHASYLQKAKALGDILIVGLNSDASVKRLKGYKRPIVGEKDRAFLLASLSCVDYVVVFEEDTPIKLIQALKPDILVKGADYLNKEVIGSEFAKETRLMEFEAGYSTSAIIEKIKRTCND, encoded by the coding sequence ATGAAAAAAATCCTAGTCGTGGGCGATCTCATCGCTGATTATTACCTGTGGGGGAAGAGCGAACGCCTTTCGCCTGAAGCCCCTGTGCCTGTTTTAGAAGTCCAAAGAGAGAGCAAGAATTTAGGTGGAGCGGCTAATGTGGCTAATAACCTCATCTCTTTAAAAGCTAAAGTTTTTTTATGTGGGGTAGTGGGCGATGATTTAGAGGGCAAGCATTTTATTAGCGCTTTAAAAGCAAGGGGGATTGACACTTCAGGCATTTTAACAGATAAAACCCGTTGCACCACGCTCAAAACGCGCATCATCGCGCAAAACCAGCAAATCGCGCGCGTGGATAAGGAAATCAAAGACCCTTTAAACGCTGATTTGAGAAAAAAACTTTTAGATTTTTTCACAGAAAAAATCCATGAAATAGATGGCGTTATCCTTTCAGATTACAATAAGGGCGTGTTGGATTTTGAACTCACTCAAAAAATGATCGCTCTAGCCAACAAACACCACAAGCTCATTTTATGCGACCCTAAAGGGAAGGATTACAGCAAATATTCTCATGCGAGTTTGATCACGCCTAATCGCACTGAATTAGAGCAAGTGCTCCACTTGAAGTTAGACAGCCATGCGCATTTATCAAAAGCGCTCCAAATCTTAAAAGAAACTTATCATATCGCCATGCCTTTAGTGACTTTGAGTGAACAAGGCATCGCTTTTTTAGAAAAAGGCGAGTTAATCAATTGCCCCACTATCGCTAAAGAAGTTTATGATGTAACCGGTGCAGGCGATACGGTGATAGCGTCTTTAATGCTCTCTTTATTAGAATCGATGAGCCTAAAAGATGCTTGCGAGTTTGCCAATGCGGCTGCGGCTGTGGTGGTGGGTAAAATGGGGAGCGCGTTAGCGAGTTTAGAAGAAATCGCTTTGATTTTAAACCAAACGCACCCTAAAATCCTCCCTTTAGAAAAGCTGTTAGAAATTTTAGAACACCATCAGCAAAAAATCGTTTTCACCAATGGCTGTTTTGACATCCTCCATAAAGGGCATGCGAGTTATTTGCAAAAGGCTAAAGCTTTAGGGGACATTCTCATTGTAGGGTTAAATAGCGACGCTTCTGTTAAAAGGCTTAAAGGGTATAAACGCCCCATAGTGGGTGAAAAAGACAGAGCGTTTCTTTTAGCGAGTCTGTCTTGCGTGGATTATGTTGTGGTGTTTGAAGAAGACACGCCAATCAAATTAATTCAAGCCCTAAAGCCTGATATTTTAGTCAAGGGAGCGGACTATCTCAATAAAGAAGTCATAGGGAGCGAGTTTGCTAAAGAAACCCGTTTGATGGAGTTTGAAGCAGGTTATTCCACAAGCGCTATCATAGAAAAAATTAAAAGGACATGCAATGATTGA
- the gmhA gene encoding D-sedoheptulose 7-phosphate isomerase: MIDGLIKKEFLAHKEALERSLESLQEALKQSVHFLIETLENQGKILICGNGGSASDAQHFAAELTGRYKLERKGLSAISLNTDTSALTAIANDYGYEEVFARQVEALGVKNDVLIGISTSGNSKNVLKAYEKAKNLGMKTLSLAGRDGGKMKPLSDMALIVPSDDTPRIQEMHILMIHILCDCIERHFANKN; encoded by the coding sequence ATGATTGATGGTTTGATTAAAAAAGAATTTTTAGCCCATAAGGAAGCGTTAGAAAGAAGTTTAGAGAGTTTGCAAGAAGCGTTAAAGCAAAGCGTTCATTTTTTGATAGAAACTTTAGAAAATCAAGGGAAAATCCTTATTTGCGGTAACGGGGGGAGCGCTAGCGATGCGCAGCATTTTGCCGCTGAATTGACAGGGCGCTATAAATTGGAAAGGAAAGGTTTGAGCGCGATAAGCCTTAATACCGATACCTCAGCTCTCACCGCCATTGCGAACGATTATGGTTATGAAGAAGTGTTTGCCAGACAAGTAGAAGCGCTAGGGGTAAAAAACGATGTTTTGATAGGGATTTCTACAAGCGGTAATTCCAAAAATGTCCTAAAAGCTTATGAAAAAGCCAAAAATTTAGGGATGAAAACGCTTAGTTTGGCGGGGCGTGATGGGGGGAAAATGAAGCCTTTAAGCGATATGGCTTTGATTGTCCCTAGCGATGATACCCCACGAATCCAAGAAATGCACATTCTTATGATCCACATCTTATGCGATTGCATTGAAAGGCATTTCGCTAATAAAAATTAG
- a CDS encoding ABC-F family ATP-binding cassette domain-containing protein, with product MLQTINLTQRYATKKLFENVNIKLDKNKRYGLIGANGAGKSTFLKILSKSINCSSGEVIITSGMRMGVLGQDQYAFEDLSLKDAVLIGNKRLYDAIKEKERLYTEGDLSDDKVNARLGELETICVEEDPMYECEVVIEKILEDLGIPNSRHNDLMKTLPSSDKFKILLAQVLFPKPDILLLDEPTNNLDLNAIEWLENNLKRHEGTMVVISHDRHFLNAVCTHILDLDFHSVREFSGNYDDWYIASTLIIKQQEAEYNKKLKEKEELEKFIARFSANASKAKQATSRQKQLDKLDIQSLAVSSRRDPSIIFKPKRTIGNEALECENISKSYDGQIILNQVSLKVMPKDKIALIGPNGVGKSTLCKILVEELKPDKGVVKWGATVSKGYFPQNVSEEISGEETLYQWLFNFNKKIESAEVRNALGRMLFNGEEQEKCVNALSGGEKHRMVLSKLMLEGGNFLVLDEPTNHLDLEAIIALGEALFKFDGAVICISHDRELIDAYANRIIELIPSPKGASIIDFKGSYEEYLASKK from the coding sequence ATGCTGCAAACCATCAACTTAACGCAACGCTATGCGACTAAAAAATTGTTTGAAAATGTGAATATCAAGCTGGATAAAAACAAACGCTACGGGCTGATTGGGGCTAATGGGGCAGGAAAATCCACTTTTTTAAAGATTTTGAGCAAGAGCATTAATTGTAGCAGTGGGGAAGTTATCATCACAAGCGGGATGAGAATGGGGGTTTTAGGGCAGGATCAATACGCTTTTGAAGATTTGAGCCTTAAAGATGCGGTTTTGATAGGCAATAAGCGTTTGTATGACGCTATCAAAGAAAAAGAGCGCTTATACACCGAAGGCGATTTGAGCGATGATAAAGTGAATGCCAGATTAGGGGAGTTAGAAACCATTTGCGTGGAAGAAGATCCCATGTATGAATGCGAAGTGGTGATTGAAAAAATCCTAGAAGATTTAGGTATTCCTAATTCTAGGCACAATGATTTGATGAAAACCTTGCCAAGCAGCGATAAATTTAAAATCCTTCTCGCTCAAGTCTTATTCCCCAAACCGGATATTTTGCTTTTAGATGAGCCGACCAACAACCTGGATTTAAACGCCATTGAATGGCTAGAAAACAACCTCAAACGCCATGAAGGCACGATGGTAGTCATCAGCCATGACAGGCATTTTTTAAATGCGGTATGCACGCATATTTTAGATTTGGATTTTCACAGCGTGCGCGAATTTAGCGGGAATTATGACGATTGGTATATCGCTTCCACTTTGATTATTAAACAGCAAGAGGCCGAATACAATAAAAAACTCAAAGAGAAAGAAGAATTGGAAAAATTTATCGCCAGATTTAGTGCTAACGCTTCTAAAGCCAAGCAAGCCACTAGCCGCCAAAAACAACTAGATAAATTAGACATTCAAAGCTTAGCGGTATCTAGCAGGAGGGATCCTAGCATTATTTTTAAACCTAAACGCACCATTGGTAATGAAGCTTTAGAGTGCGAAAACATCTCTAAAAGTTATGACGGGCAAATCATTTTAAATCAAGTGAGCTTGAAAGTGATGCCTAAAGATAAAATCGCTCTCATAGGGCCAAATGGCGTGGGTAAATCCACGCTTTGTAAAATTTTAGTAGAAGAGTTAAAGCCTGATAAGGGCGTGGTGAAATGGGGAGCGACCGTTTCAAAAGGCTATTTCCCGCAGAATGTGAGCGAAGAAATCAGTGGGGAAGAGACCTTGTATCAATGGCTCTTTAATTTCAATAAAAAGATTGAAAGCGCTGAGGTTAGGAACGCTTTAGGGAGGATGCTTTTTAATGGCGAAGAGCAAGAAAAATGCGTGAACGCTTTAAGCGGGGGCGAAAAACACCGCATGGTTTTATCCAAGCTCATGCTAGAGGGGGGGAATTTCTTAGTCTTAGATGAGCCAACCAACCACTTGGATTTAGAAGCCATTATCGCTTTAGGCGAAGCGCTCTTTAAATTTGATGGGGCAGTGATTTGCATAAGCCATGACAGAGAGCTCATTGATGCGTATGCTAACAGGATTATTGAATTAATCCCAAGCCCTAAAGGCGCTTCAATCATTGATTTTAAAGGCAGTTATGAAGAGTATTTAGCGAGCAAAAAATGA
- a CDS encoding COG2958 family protein codes for MKPQDIEIVQSVLEITGPIKVTLVYDKAKELFEEKKIEKMFDYGGNTPDQSVSAVIYTALNKGEELPFFKAQEKPVLIALKGAAKESVLNTEKVSSIPSAKSMHERDLHPFLTCMAFYNENLKCYTKTIFHEGSSKSPKGMDRWLYPDMVGVRFLHAEWSNENLIAFSKKFDTLPVKLVSFELKKEISVHNCRECYFQAISNSSWANEGYLVGHHIDTHNPKLMDLLKRLHASFGIGVIDLRTDEDKSAILLNAKYKEKIDYTVASELSEKNREFSGFLKSVVDYDPNHQNRYKDEFDEIKTKEELYPNS; via the coding sequence ATGAAACCACAAGATATTGAAATCGTTCAAAGCGTTTTAGAAATTACAGGGCCTATTAAGGTTACTTTGGTTTATGATAAAGCCAAAGAGCTTTTTGAAGAAAAGAAGATTGAAAAGATGTTTGATTATGGGGGCAACACTCCCGATCAGAGCGTTAGCGCTGTTATTTATACAGCCTTAAACAAGGGCGAAGAGCTGCCTTTTTTCAAAGCGCAAGAAAAACCGGTTTTAATCGCTTTAAAAGGTGCGGCTAAAGAGTCGGTTTTAAACACTGAAAAAGTCTCAAGCATTCCGAGCGCTAAAAGCATGCATGAAAGAGATTTGCACCCCTTTTTAACTTGCATGGCTTTTTATAATGAAAATTTGAAATGCTATACGAAAACCATTTTTCACGAAGGGAGTTCAAAATCGCCAAAAGGCATGGACAGGTGGCTTTATCCGGACATGGTTGGGGTTAGGTTTTTGCACGCTGAATGGTCTAATGAAAATTTAATCGCTTTTTCTAAGAAATTTGATACCTTACCCGTTAAACTGGTGAGCTTTGAATTGAAAAAAGAAATCAGCGTACATAATTGCAGGGAGTGTTATTTTCAAGCGATTTCTAACAGCTCTTGGGCTAATGAGGGGTATTTAGTGGGCCATCATATTGATACGCATAATCCCAAACTCATGGACTTGTTGAAGCGTTTGCATGCGAGTTTTGGGATTGGCGTGATTGATTTGAGAACGGATGAGGATAAAAGCGCTATTTTATTGAACGCTAAATACAAAGAAAAAATTGATTACACCGTGGCTTCAGAGCTTAGCGAAAAAAATAGAGAATTCAGCGGTTTTTTAAAGAGCGTCGTGGATTATGACCCAAACCACCAAAACCGCTATAAAGATGAATTTGATGAGATTAAAACAAAAGAGGAGTTATACCCTAACTCATAA